The following coding sequences are from one Arachis hypogaea cultivar Tifrunner chromosome 7, arahy.Tifrunner.gnm2.J5K5, whole genome shotgun sequence window:
- the LOC112702476 gene encoding uncharacterized protein, with translation MDLPQFRTEFLPRTLNPSSSPYLQFPPLGPFSNPFRNSPNLKFRTQKCFPVVSFSEGHKQIAKFPFSGQNPLDSTQHNACTRDVQSYAGRSKKKGGGSSGGRIEGGAELRRRIRRNARAKNKKRAESLFYRLKNPRGGNYADNVSEELLQQIGQGYDRMVRFMEKDDPNIRHPYDWYKYGQYGPYSWRGVVVGEPIIGRFTDERVTLMTEVRDHEEWEEIEKAEMAADFGKKVKQLDQSKLRYFWVFIRHPKWRLSELPWQQWTLVCEVVLEAGKQRLDKWNLMGRLGSKARSLIGQCAAWMRPDIIYVKKPVFQCRFEPQDNFFKPLIPLLDPETEQDFLFELENDDGTVDTCTYFGGLCKIVKISQKAFVDDVVNAYQKLSDEKKSKCLEFLLGNHPVELLHPYTKEWKAKLEEEELGCDAPEDDDDNHAFAGDPNETEVLDWIEDEGSDDDDEEEDEEEEEEEEDEEDDEYDDEFMDMEKSEDGKFRAMEDDMLIDEDENEEDWDEEFEKATKSADAMENLAKKSVEFTTNLYKKQLKMMEGQEESEQSADGDETFLRGKRAKVKPEEWKYIGVGPFRKRIRKSKLPPEMFLQAAIRPFTYRNLVKEIVLTRHAILDGEIGRKD, from the coding sequence ATGGATCTTCCCCAATTTAGAACTGAGTTCTTGCCTAGAACTTTGAACCCATCTTCTTCACCTTACCTCCAATTTCCACCCCTTGGACCATTCTCAAACCCTTTTCGGAATTCTCCAAACCTGAAATTCCGGACACAGAAATGCTTTCCGGTTGTTTCATTCTCCGAAGGCCATAAACAGATTGCCAAGTTCCCCTTTTCTGGCCAGAATCCACTAGATTCTACTCAACATAATGCCTGCACAAGAGATGTTCAGTCTTATGCAGGTCGGAGCAAGAAGAAAGGTGGTGGCTCTTCCGGTGGCCGGATTGAAGGTGGTGCCGAGTTACGAAGACGGATAAGGCGCAATGCCAGGGCAAAAAACAAGAAACGTGCCGAATCTCTATTCTACCGACTGAAAAACCCAAGAGGGGGTAATTATGCTGATAATGTCTCTGAGGAGTTGCTCCAACAAATTGGTCAAGGGTATGATCGAATGGTCCGGTTCATGGAGAAGGATGATCCAAATATACGTCACCCTTATGATTGGTATAAATATGGTCAATATGGACCCTACTCTTGGCGTGGAGTTGTTGTTGGTGAACCGATTATTGGCCGGTTTACAGATGAACGTGTGACATTAATGACTGAAGTGAGGGACCATGAGGAGTGGGAGGAAATTGAGAAAGCTGAAATGGCTGCCGATTTTGGGAAAAAAGTTAAGCAGCTTGATCAGAGTAAATTAAGATATTTTTGGGTATTCATAAGGCACCCAAAGTGGAGACTTTCGGAGCTTCCTTGGCAGCAGTGGACATTGGTTTGCGAAGTAGTACTTGAAGCTGGTAAGCAGAGATTAGATAAGTGGAATTTGATGGGAAGACTTGGGAGCAAGGCGAGGTCATTGATAGGGCAATGCGCAGCTTGGATGCGACCGGATATTATATATGTGAAGAAGCCAGTTTTCCAGTGTAGGTTTGAGCCACAGGATAACTTTTTCAAGCCACTAATTCCACTTCTTGATCCTGAAACAGAACAGGATTTTCTTTTTGAATTGGAAAACGACGATGGAACTGTTGACACATGTACTTATTTTGGTGGATTGTGTAAGATTGTGAAAATAAGTCAAAAGGCATTTGTTGACGATGTGGTGAATGCGTATCAGAAATTGAGTGACGAGAAGAAGTCTAAGTGTTTGGAGTTTTTGTTGGGCAATCATCCAGTGGAATTGTTGCATCCGTATACTAAGGAGTGGAAGGCCAAGTTAGAAGAGGAGGAGCTGGGATGTGATGCGCCggaagatgatgatgacaacCATGCTTTTGCTGGTGATCCGAATGAAACTGAGGTTCTTGATTGGATTGAGGATGAAggtagtgatgatgatgatgaagaggaagatgaagaggaagaagaggaggaagaagatgaggaggatgatgaatatgatgatgaatTTATGGACATGGAAAAAAGTGAAGACGGTAAATTTCGTGCCATGGAAGATGATATGCTCATCGATGAAGACGAAAATGAGGAGGATTGGGATGAGGAGTTTGAAAAGGCAACAAAAAGTGCAGACGCGATGGAAAATCTGGCGAAGAAGAGTGTTGAGTTCACTACAAATTTATATAAGAAGCAATTGAAAATGATGGAAGGACAGGAAGAATCAGAGCAATCAGCAGATGGAGACGAAACCTTCTTGAGAGGGAAGCGAGCTAAGGTTAAACCTGAAGAGTGGAAGTACATTGGGGTTGGTCCATTTAGAAAAAGGATCAGGAAGAGCAAACTTCCGCCGGAGATGTTTCTGCAAGCAGCCATTAGGCCATTCACTTACCGGAATCTTGTTAAAGAGATTGTCTTAACTAGGCATGCAATTTTGGATGGTGAGATTGGTAGGAAAGATTAA
- the LOC112702477 gene encoding protein phosphatase 2C 37: MAGICCGVVGDGENPATIEPTSSRPLARRSLDLLPLKYIADMAVPPPEGSRKRQKLDLSASPARECENAVESSKSNPSKLKEELNIKKESTNHEASSSSEVPTLISKEKNEVVEECPKYGVTSVCGRRRDMEDAVSVRPSFCQVQNGTNTNDQNDVPFHFFGVYDGHGCSHVATMCKERLHGIVKDEIGKSQENFEWKSAMEKSFTRMDDEVQSWSHSNQTSTCRCELQTPHCDAVGSTAVVAVVTPEKIVVSNCGDSRAVLCRNGVAIPLSSDHKPDRPDELLRVQNAGGRVIYWDGPRVLGVLAMSRAIGDNYLKPYVISEPEVTVTDRSEADECLILASDGLWDVVSNDTACGVARMCLKAQKLPSPPGSPGRDVAADGSDKACSDASILLTKLALARHSSDNVSVVVVDLRRDQRQQQS; encoded by the exons ATGGCTGGGATTTGTTGTGGTGTTGTTGGTGACGGAGAGAATCCAGCTACAATTGAGCCAACTTCTTCACGGCCTTTAGCTCGCCGGAGTTTGGACCTCCTGCCGTTGAAATACATTGCCGACATGGCGGTTCCGCCGCCCGAGGGCAGCCGTAAGCGGCAGAAGCTGGATCTCTCTGCCTCTCCGGCGAGGGAGTGCGAGAACGCAGTTGAGAGTTCCAAATCAAACCCTAGTAAACTCAAAGAAGAGCTTAACATCAAGAAGGAATCAACAAATCACGAAGCAAGTAGCAGTTCGGAAGTACCAACGTTAATTTCTAAGGAGAAAAACGAGGTTGTTGAAGAGTGTCCCAAGTACGGAGTCACATCGGTATGTGGCAGGAGGAGGGACATGGAAGACGCAGTTTCGGTGCGTCCCTCCTTCTGCCAAGTTCAAAACGGCACAAACACAAACGATCAAAACGACGTGCCGTTTCACTTCTTCGGTGTATATGACGGTCATGGATGTTCACAT GTTGCAACTATGTGCAAGGAGAGGCTTCACGGGATTGTGAAAGATGAGATTGGAAAATCTCAAGAGAACTTTGAATGGAAATCCGCCATGGAGAAAAGCTTCACTCGCATGGACGACGAGGTTCAAAGCTGGAGCCATAGCAATCAAACCTCCACCTGCAGGTGCGAGCTCCAAACACCTCACTGCGACGCCGTCGGCTCCACTGCCGTCGTCGCCGTTGTCACGCCGGAGAAAATCGTCGTCTCCAACTGCGGCGACTCTCGCGCCGTTCTCTGCCGCAACGGTGTTGCCATCCCCCTCTCCAGTGATCACAAG CCGGACCGACCGGACGAGTTGCTCCGAGTCCAAAACGCCGGTGGGCGCGTGATCTATTGGGACGGTCCAAGAGTGCTTGGGGTGCTGGCCATGTCAAGAGCCATAG GTGATAACTATTTGAAGCCTTATGTGATTTCGGAACCGGAGGTGACGGTTACGGATCGGAGTGAGGCGGATGAGTGTTTGATTCTGGCGAGTGATGGGCTTTGGGATGTTGTTTCTAACGACACGGCGTGTGGGGTGGCCAGGATGTGTCTGAAGGCGCAGAAGCTGCCGTCGCCGCCGGGGTCTCCGGGGAGGGATGTGGCGGCGGATGGATCTGACAAGGCGTGCTCCGACGCTTCGATTCTTCTGACGAAGCTGGCTTTGGCGAGGCACAGCTCCGACAATGTTAGCGTGGTGGTGGTTGATTTGAGGAGGGATCAACGTCAACAACAaagttga